Sequence from the Argentina anserina chromosome 7, drPotAnse1.1, whole genome shotgun sequence genome:
taTTGATTTAGAGGCTAGAACGTGTAGTGTTTTGGTTGATATAAAGTACATTGAACTTCTTGATACTGCCCTGTCCCTATGATTTGTTGATCAACTCGTACTTGACTATGTCTCTGAATTGGGGTGTCAATTGGTTGGGTATATTCTAGTGTATGCATTTGGATGTATACTAGTTAGATATAAGTTTCTTCTGGTGTTTTTGGATCATGGTTGGTATGTAATCATTTGGATTTATTCTAGTGTATGCATGACTTGTTCAAAACCAATAGGGCAGAAAGTTGttctatttttataattttttttaattctccCTTCATAGAAGAGTTGATTCGGGAGAGTAACTTGAAATCAAAAGCTTGTTGGATTGAATGCTCGACTGAACGGATTGGTGGGTTATGCTTAAGTATGCTATCCATGTTTTCAGGACATCTACGGAAGAAATAAAATCACTTAGATTGATAACAGCCATCAAAACGCCTTATCTACCAGATGGCAGATTTGATCTTGAAGCGTATGATGCATTGGTTAATACACAGATTGAACATGGAGCTGAAGGTGTGATTGTTGGAGGCACAACTGGTGAAGGTCAATTGATGAGTTGGGACGAGCACATAATGCTAATAGGCCACACGATTAACTGTTATGGTGGATCAATTAAGGTTATAGGAAACACTGGCAGCAACTCCACAAGAGAAGCAGTTCATGCTACTGAACAAGGGTTTGCAGTTGGGATGCATGCTGCACTGCACATCAATCCTTATTACGGAAAGACCTCCCTGGAAGGATTGGTTAAGCACTTCGATAGGGTCTTATCTATGGGACCCACTATCATATATAATGTGCCGTCACGAACTGGCCAAGATATCCCCCACCAGGTGATTAACACGTTGGCACAGAATGCCAACTTGGCGGGTGTCAAGGAGTGCGTTGGAAATGATCGGATCAGAGAGCACATTGAGAAGGGAATTGTGGTTTGGAGTGGTAATGATGATGAGTGCCATGATTCAAGGTGGAGTCACGGGGCTACTGGAGTCATATCTGTCACTAGTAATTTGGTTCCTGGTTTAATGCGAGACCTCATGTTTGGGGGAAAGAATCCTTCTCTTAATGCAAAGCTCATGCCTCTGATTGCGTGGCTATTTCAGGAGCCTAACCCCATCGGCCTTAATACAGCACTTGCGCAACTTGGTGTTGTGAGGCCGGTTTTCAGGCTGCCATATGTGCCTCTTCCTCTTGCTAAGAGAGTAGAATTTGTGAACCTGGTAAAGAATATTGGGCGGGAACATTTTGTTGGAGAAAAGGATGTTCAAGttcttgatgatgatgacttcATCTATTTGGATCGATATTAGGTAGTTTCTGGTTTACGCTTATTTTTTCTGAGTTTTTCCGTCGGAATCTATAAATGGAATGTTATCTTTGTTGTTACTTTACAAATGTCTCAGGAGACTAGTTttaagttacaaatatcaatGTGTTTCAAGTGCTCTATCAATAAAGTTATATGAGTATCCTGGTTCAGTCATTACATCAACCTTTGTTCAGAGCACTTGGATGCCGGTAATTTTTCTATTGATGTCTATCTGCAACTCGCTGCTAATGCTGTAGCATCTTTCCATCCTTTAGTTTATGATTGTTGATTTCTACTCTTTCAGAAAACCAGGCTAATCGCCGGAATGGTTTGAGATGCTAGGTTTTCATAATCGGGTTTTATACGGTATCTGGATCAGATTGTTTGACATCCAGACAGTTCATTTTATGTAACAGACTGTATGTAAAAGAGCTTTACTTTTTTGAAGAAATGATACATAAGTAGGGTTTCTAGTTTACCATCCCTTTCAGCCAGAGAAAAGAAGTATTCATACAAGAAAAACCCAACAAACAGAAAATGTGGAGTCAGAGAAATGCGGTGACATAAGAAAATTCAGtggaatttattttattttccccCCACCCATAATTtatgaagaaattgaaagagagAAACTAATAAAGAGCAGAATTAATTGAGGTGGGGAGAGATGAGATGAGACAATTCTGCTTCCCAAGGCCCCAACAAGGAgatcaaaagaaacaaaatgaagcCATGGACCCGGCCTGCTACTCTTGTTAACCATTTTATGCAAAATTAAGCTATATTTATGTTTTAGTGATCTTGTTTCATGGTAGCACTGCATGCATGGTCTGAGATTTTCAGTTGGAACTGTGAAAACAAAGCTTGATTTTCTTGGACGAGAAGAAGTGCTTTTCTCCTCAACTTGTCATTCTCTTCTATTATTCTCTTGTTATCCATGTACAGCTTCAGGTTCTTGATTTccatctccttctcctttgctttttttttaattgatctCCTCCTGTTACATAACAAAAACTATTGTGTATTAGATTAAAGATAGAAGAGCAAACGGAAAGAGATGGTTTGTGAAAGAATTTAATGAAACTAACCTGTTGATTAGGCGGTGAACACGAAAGCTGTGATTCTCTGATGGCCGTCGAAGACGGGAATAAGAGTTCATACACATTATTTTATTTCTACAGTTCAGTTTCTGCCTGAACTTTCAGAGAGAAGAGGAGAAGAGAAGGTTTAAGAATATTGTGGGTTGTGAAAATAGAGATCTTGGACCTTAAATAGATGCCTTGGCAGACACTAAGAGGGAAAAGGTGAACCATATATCCAGCATATTCACCACTGTGTGTCTGTATCTGCacttgagagagagatagagatagagaggggagagagaaaaaaagaaggattTTTCATAGTAATGATGGCAAAAGGGGATCATAATTACAAAGGCCAGCAAAGGATGAATTAGATAtgcagaagagaagaagaaggataGCTTCATTTCTTTGGCCTTTTCAATAATCTTAATCTCTCCTATAAACTCCCAAGCAAGAGTCTAAAAAAGATCTTTAGTGCTGCTTAATTGGGGTTTGCTTGGGGCACAAAAAAGGTGATAATCAATCTAGTGCACATTTTTCTTGTTAATGTACTTTGTTCAATATTAGAACCTTTCCCTTTCATTGTTGAATCAATACACTTGGGACCCTACAATTTTCACCGGGTCTTCATTCTTCAATATAGAACATGACTTTGTGCATGACCATGTGCCCTAATCAAGTAACCGAATCATTACTGTAGAAATCAAGCAGCTCGAATAGTCTTACTAGGCAGCTTGAATAGTTGAATTCACTCCACTGTTCATATGGACTATCATTTACAATAAGATTTTTTGTTGTCTAGTGAGGTATAGAAACGAATTAAAACTAAGAATTTTAAGGCTCAATgcctatgtagcacggacacatCCATTCACTTACATATCGTGTGTCTGACACGGATACAGACACGATACGGTCAGACACGCGCATAATACACACGTACACACATATTGTTTTTAGATATGTAATATATACGCCGTATCTCAAATGGACACACGTATTCTCCAAATTGGACATGCGAAGGCAATAAATTCGGATAAAAATACACATGGTGTGATTCAAACTTTGATTGTCAATGCACATGTGGAACTCCTCACTATTTCTACTGAAATGCTTTTGTTAATAGTTATGCACAATTTAACATATAGAACAATTTAATTAGTTCTATAGAAtataaatcaattttttttaaagtttatcaatattttttttataatgtcAAATTTTCCTCAAAAATCAATATTTATAGTCATTGGTTTTAACTCTTTGTTTAAATGTTTTAAATTAAGAAACTATATCacttatgttttaattttttaatatttatatatataaacaataatagttaattaacgtgtccatgtctaaaaaaaatttgatttacCGTGTCCTCGTATCGTATAGCGTCGAATACGAATACTCGTGTCCGTATCCGTACTACTTAGCTCAGCGCGGtagttatattattatttaataaaaaaaagctAAAACTCTAAATTCTAAACCTAAAATCTAAATTATAAGCGCAAGAGTCAAATGAAACTCGTCTTTAATCAATAtacaataataatttagaggTGAAGTCAATGACTCGAGCATCTGAGTATCATGTGTAGTGTTGATATTGATGTATTTTAACATAATGAGAGATAATTTGCCTGGAGAAAATGCAATGAGCAAGTGACATTTTGGTCAAAGTTGTGTTTGTTTCAGTCTCGCAGTTCTTGATCTTTTTAACTTGCCCAAAAGAGGAAAAGTTCATCTTTACTATAAAGGTTGTGTTTGAAAAGTAAACGCAACCTTTCTTATCCTCTCTGCTTTTACACCATGAATTGTTCACAACTCATATGCTCGATATTCAAACATGTAAACTCAAGCTTAGATGTAATCATTTCCTATATCTAACACTAAATTTTACTAAACCCTAAGGGTTTAAGAGAATAAATTGTtcttgtagacacatgaaatttaataaagtaaatcatctttattaaataattaattcgaCTAAGGACCCgataaaattgcacacgtgacacaaaagtcaacaaagttggtgcggatctgaataaaactcgtgtcagcacataaacggatgattgtaatcgaagctacgtgattccgaattGCAtcggaaaattgaatgtcattgacgattcgaaatggtaatcagacatttgattaaattaataaattctttaacggctataattaaattaattatttttctgtttaatttagttatgagaataactaattttgaattaatcagaaaatacatattgatttaattatataattaaataaatttattattttaagtgtcattaaaatattctacaaaatagaaactttgacactataaatagtcattcaacatgaagagaagagATATTTTTTAGACTGGAGAAGAAtggagaaaatcacttgagcaagatcactctcgacaaatcccgaagtctctcaagtccacgaagatcatcaagtccacgaagatcatcaaatccacgaagaatcgtcaagccaccaaatcgctcgttcttcatcaaatccaaatccaaactcaagtccacgaagaatcatcaagcggccaaatcgctcgttattcatcaaatccaaatccaaactcaagcccacgaagaatcatcaagcggccaaatcgctcgttcttcatcaaatccaaatccaaatccaaatcaaactcaaattctcaagatcaagtgcacgtcacccttgagccaagtcatacaTGGAGATATAATCaaaggagttcacaaagattgtaaccccgcgcttgatattcaataaattacattttatttgtacacgtgtctgcattcttattAGTTTTCAAATTCGCGTTCTACAGTTCTTTCTAAAGAGGGATAAATAATTTAGTTTGAATGTTGAGGATTTTCTCAAGACTTGGATATTGCATATCGATACATATTTGTATAGTTACTGTCCGGTGAAGCATATATGTAAGAGGTAATGTTATGTCTTTTCGGTCATTATGATGTACTATCTTAGAtttttccaaattcaagtTTTGTTATTAATTCAACATCCTCTGATGTAGATAGGCTGCATGAACTCAAAACTTCTGTTAACGAATTGAAGCAGTAAAAAACTTGTGATTAAGATTGACAGGGAGTCTCACGTGCAAGTCACGTGTGTGTGGGCATGTCTAATGACTAATGTAGGGACTTGAGAGAAGCCAAAGTGAAGCATGAGTAGATTATTCATTATTGGAAGGGAAGCCAAAGTAATAGTATGGAGGGATTGCAAAGAGGGAGTAGTCAATGTTGTTAGGTCCTCCTTCgtttgtctcatttcttagtGTAATTGAGTACCCAAAACcatactcatttatttggAAAATGAACCCCCATTttggcttcttcttcttcttcatcaccaTCCATTttggcttcttcttcttcttcttcatcaccaTCGTAATCATCATGAACACCACCAtcttcatctccttctcctctcACCCATTGGATCCTAATTTCATCATTGTGAATGCGAGTGGTGCtattttgtccatcttccaactTCAGGCTGAGCCACTTCACATGGTCCCTTAATTTTAGCTGCTTCAACACTTGACTTGCCAGCCAAAATAATTTAGATTGGGGGACCAAATTCTAGGGTTTTTTTTGGCTCTAGAAGAGCTAAGTATGATGAGGTGGGAATTTGAGATTGAAGATCATATCCCCAATTCCCCATTATGCACCATCAAGAGAAAAtgcctttgttttgtttttggcacCTACATTATAAGTTGTCATTATGTTTGATGCTCTTGCATATGCTACAAAAAGAGGAAAGTGGGCACGGAACTGGCAAAATATTCTCAACTCTTTATCACCAAACTCATCATAACGATGATCCCATAACTATCGAGTGAAACCTATGCACATAAGTTTACTAAACTGAATGATATCGTCGGCAAGATCCGAAAAAATGGGTCAAGTAGGTAAGCTAGTTCCTGCTGTGCAATTGACAACTGGAATTAGGGGCCAAATTATTAGAGGCACCAAGACAATTATGCCAACAATAGAAGAAGATAATGGAGAGGAAACAGACCCTAAAAAAATGAATAGATGTACGTGGCGCTCTGGAGCTCATCGCTAAGTTTCCTAATAAGAAGTTCAACACTATAACCACTCTTAAATTAAAACGAAGTGTAACATTATACATAACTTGATATCAGAAATAGACCACCGAAATTCATAATCATATATTCTATATTTCtatcaaattaatatatattttagcaAAATTTAGTTAAATCGTATGGGAATTGGGTAGTATCATTATTTACAATGATCATATGTGTAGGTGATGTATACAGTAGCATCCTATACAGTATACATGTGGTTATGGGCAAATATAGAGTGGTCATAAAATTGTGTAgcttcatcattttcttttgaacacAGAAGTTttagacatttgattaaaaccGTGACCAGCAAGGCTTCACTCATTTCTCGTGTTACTATCTCCTCACTTCCGCAGTACTTGCACTACTACAATGGTGATGAGATCAAATTAGTCAACAAGCAAATGAAACTTCCACCATTTTCCATAACGATCTCATTGCCCCCTCTTGGTTCTTTCTTACAAATTTCgaatctttttttgttttcttgacaACTTGGTTTTTTGGGTGATGCAGTATGATGATACACAGTGTGATACCATAATGATCTCCTAAAATTTTCATATTACAATTCATTACCATGATTAATGTATACTTTCCTAGACCAGACATGGTTCCACTGGGAATAGTTAGGGCACTTCCTAATTAAGGTAAAGCCACCATAGGGTACCCAAAACCACTTCTTATTATGACAATCATACTATATATAAGCTCATGTTAAACGCTCTGAGGTCTGAGCCTCTATCGTCTTCACTCTTTATGATGAAGAtagttgaaaaataaaatgaacacAGTCAGATCTACTGATTAGGTTTCTAAAGAAATCGTTTTATTCGCCACGTACACGTGATATATGATTTCTTCTCCAATTTGAGCTACATGATAAACGAAATAATAATGTGTCAGTAGCAGGCTTTAGTTAATTTGCGATCGAGACTGGTTTTTCTTCTGTCTCGGAGGGTCTAGAAGCTGAAGAAAACAGTTTAAAGCATAGATTACTTGGGTTCCAAGCTTAAATGCTTCATCCTTATTATAGAGTAGGCAATCAATCTTCTTAATCAATGACGACGATCTTCAGCCAATTCCGCTTAAAAGAGTTGAATCCCCGACCTGTTAGACTTTTACTGATGCCGTAAAGCAGCCACCAACGGCTGGTGAGGGGGTTTTGACGCCCTTGTTTACGCCGGAAGCGTTTTGGCGTCTATCTTCATTCTAGTTCATTTTTCTTAGGGTTCACATGAACACAGAGCTATCAAGCAATGTGGTCCACATCACCATCACCATTTTCTTCCAATTCAAATTAGAACACTCAATTGCCTACTGCAATCGATTGCTCTAAAAATTGGCACAATCCCTCGTCATGATAATTCGTTCTTTTATAAGTTGCGTGTTTGGAAGGGatttaaattttgaatttccTCATATTTGGAAGAAATATCACTTTGGTCGTTGAAATATGTTTGGCTTGATACTTTAGTCATCAATTTTTTGAAAACTTACTTTGGTCATCTAATTATACTACTCATACGTCACATTGGTCATTCAGTTTATTTTTACCGTTTTCTTTGTTAACTCGAATGGTAATTCAGATATTAAAGCAATCAAACGACAatttcttcgtcttcttcttcttctagcacaacagtttaattattttctaattggaatgacaaatatgatcaTACACATTAGGATTTAACGTTCAATTAACAGAAAAATAGACAAAATAGTATAATTGAATAACCAAAATGAAGTTTTTAAAAATTCGATAACCAAAGTGTCGCCCGAAACATATTGTAATGTCCGAAGTGATGTTTCTGCCTATTAGTTTGGTATTGAAACTCTTTTGTATTACATTTCTTGAAAAAATTTCAAGAATTGATATTTAACAAGTTTTTCACCAACTTCTGACAATTCACTCTAAAATTTATACCTCTTAAAAAGTAAACAAACATTTCACACCCACATATTCTCTCATCATAGATCATCGACTCAAATTTACTACTGCAACTCAGAACCAAAAGAACATTGGGCAGAAGGGTGTGGCGTGTAGGGTGGACACGCAtacccgaaaaccgaaaaaaaaatatccgAACCCAAACTGAATccgaaaaaaaactgaaaattgaaaaaaaccgaaccgaaaataagaaaaccgaaccgattaTGTTTGGGTTGGGTATTAAGTTTAGTCTCTTATAAACCGAACGAAACTAAACCGATCTAAATAACCCGAAGTCAACAATCAACGTCATcattttggtatatttttacttttattattaaaaaaaagtaaaactaaaGTCAGCATAAACCTAATGGGCCTAATCAATCTTGCGGCCTCTCTCATAtctcagacaaaaaaaaaacttacgactctctctctctttctaaaTCCTCACTTCTTAATTTAGCACTATATTAAAAATTCACTTCATTTCGCATTACCAGTCTACATAACTCCTCATTCTTCCCTCTTCTCCTCTCCCTCCTCCCTCAATCTCCATTTCATGTTGCCTCTCTTTATACCGTGactctaaaaattgaattcTCCAATCAATGATTCTATTAATGTTTCATATCATCAGCGAATAAGTATTAATAACGGCTCATATGAGACGTGAAAGAAGGCTTGGACAAACCAGACAACCTACACGATAGACTTAGCGAGGTTCAATTACCTAAACCCACAGGGAATGCGAACATTTTTGTTCCTCTATGATTTTAATGCAATAGAGTTTTTTGTACTTGAGTTAAATATGGACATTGTGAAGATGTTCGAGTCAATTAgatatgaaataatcaattagacattttgtttttcatctttatgttaaattttgtactttgAAATTAATGTCTAATATTACGTATTCTACATAtgggtaaaaccgaaaaaaaaaaacccgaaCCGTACCATGTGAGTTGGGTCGGATTGTGGGTCACcgtctctaaaatagaaaaatcgaaccgaaccgaactgaatttaaaatttaggcTGGATTATGAATTTTGTCCAAAACAAACCGTAGTGACCCGTGTCCACTCTAGTGGCATGTAGGGAAGAAGTTGC
This genomic interval carries:
- the LOC126803065 gene encoding 4-hydroxy-tetrahydrodipicolinate synthase, chloroplastic-like isoform X2; the protein is MANLQSCSSSVCLRESSALLLPRRSVNESYKRTVKWRSPRGAVVPNFHLPMRSFEIKNRTSTEEIKSLRLITAIKTPYLPDGRFDLEAYDALVNTQIEHGAEGVIVGGTTGEGQLMSWDEHIMLIGHTINCYGGSIKVIGNTGSNSTREAVHATEQGFAVGMHAALHINPYYGKTSLEGLVKHFDRVLSMGPTIIYNVPSRTGQDIPHQVINTLAQNANLAGVKECVGNDRIREHIEKGIVVWSGNDDECHDSRWSHGATGVISVTSNLVPGLMRDLMFGGKNPSLNAKLMPLIAWLFQEPNPIGLNTALAQLGVVRPVFRLPYVPLPLAKRVEFVNLVKNIGREHFVGEKDVQVLDDDDFIYLDRY
- the LOC126803065 gene encoding 4-hydroxy-tetrahydrodipicolinate synthase, chloroplastic-like isoform X1 encodes the protein MANLQSCSSSVCLRESSALLLPRRSVNESYKSRTVKWRSPRGAVVPNFHLPMRSFEIKNRTSTEEIKSLRLITAIKTPYLPDGRFDLEAYDALVNTQIEHGAEGVIVGGTTGEGQLMSWDEHIMLIGHTINCYGGSIKVIGNTGSNSTREAVHATEQGFAVGMHAALHINPYYGKTSLEGLVKHFDRVLSMGPTIIYNVPSRTGQDIPHQVINTLAQNANLAGVKECVGNDRIREHIEKGIVVWSGNDDECHDSRWSHGATGVISVTSNLVPGLMRDLMFGGKNPSLNAKLMPLIAWLFQEPNPIGLNTALAQLGVVRPVFRLPYVPLPLAKRVEFVNLVKNIGREHFVGEKDVQVLDDDDFIYLDRY